A part of Chlorocebus sabaeus isolate Y175 chromosome 4, mChlSab1.0.hap1, whole genome shotgun sequence genomic DNA contains:
- the LOC103222847 gene encoding mitochondrial import receptor subunit TOM5 homolog, whose amino-acid sequence VPGVRGPLGRAEQGSSRLVRASIFQIEGLTQKPDPKEMKRKMHEDMISSIRNFLIYAALLRVTPFILKKLDST is encoded by the coding sequence GTTCCGGGTGTGAGGGGGCCGCTAGGGAGAGCAGAGCAAGGCAGCTCAAGGCTGGTCAGAGCCTCGATCTTCCAGATTGAGGGCCTTACCCAGAAGCCGGACCCCAAGGAGATGAAACGGAAGATGCATGAGGATATGATCTCCTCCATACGGAACTTTCTCATCTACGCAGCCCTGCTGCGAGTCACTCCATTTATCTTAAAGAAATTGGACAGCACATGA
- the LOC103222836 gene encoding biogenesis of lysosome-related organelles complex 1 subunit 1 → MLSRLLKEHQAKQNERKELQEKRRREAITAATCLTEALVDHLNVGVAQAYMNQRKLDHEVKTLQVQAAQFAKQTGQWIGMVENFNQALKEIGDVKNWARSIKLDMRTIATALDYVYKGQLQSAPS, encoded by the coding sequence ATGCTGTCCCGCCTCCTAAAAGAACACCAGGCCAAGCAGAATGAACGAAAGGAGCTACAGGAGAAGAGGAGGCGAGAGGCTATCACTGCAGCGACCTGCCTGACAGAAGCTTTGGTGGATCACCTCAATGTAGGTGTGGCCCAGGCCTACATGAACCAGAGAAAGCTGGACCATGAGGTGAAGACCCTACAGGTCCAGGCTGCCCAATTTGCCAAGCAGACAGGCCAGTGGATCGGAATGGTGGAGAACTTCAACCAGGCACTAAAGGAAATTGGGGATGTGAAGAACTGGGCTCGGAGCATCAAGTTGGACATGCGCACTATTGCCACTGCACTGGACTATGTCTACAAAGGGCAACTGCAGTCTGCCCCTTCCTAG